A single Micropterus dolomieu isolate WLL.071019.BEF.003 ecotype Adirondacks unplaced genomic scaffold, ASM2129224v1 contig_7159, whole genome shotgun sequence DNA region contains:
- the LOC123964955 gene encoding interaptin-like: protein MDMDLEAVIQQLEGINIQLQRYPKQGQKKQLAEHHENSRTLKGLDAMSMAMKVAKEAILIAKEALGKELQELNHMRPDKAWDEKCKNIKAEHLAASQQNGALQQQIQELRKKLQNEPALEEMCKVMKEETEVMRLQNYSIQEEIRELKEKCRNLNALDKMYDQLKAENVAISQQNDNLRQEIQEIAKDLRNEKALQEIIDQMEVSTVAISQQNAALKEQQQKLYKDYEDQKIFSVMYREKLHIVEVMRQQNENIKLRIQSLTRRIQNRKAMKDKYKALKSEKKDVSAKQNELLKELRSLYSKHDSMPVYEDKFGPLRQEIEALRRHNDELHQKIKQCIEEMENKTVIEEMYKEFKVEKKNLTQRNNILKKEIQKVEKSLVKEQALVDRNNVMKEENEALSQQNDTLQREVEELSARLQSEQMLEVMNKSLTMEKDAMGRRNDVLRQEVQELNEKLNSKRALESAGNAIKAEKENIGQEPSAHTMLSSPVRLGKFQPHAKRCWFNSWA from the coding sequence ATGGATATGGACTTAGAAGCAGTCATTCAACAACTTGAAGGCATTAATATCCAACTGCAAAGGTATCCGAAGCAAGGTCAGAAAAAACAACTGGCAGAGCACCATGAAAATAGCCGAACTCTAAAAGGATTGGATGCAATGTCCATGGCTATGAAAGTGGCAAAAGAAGCCATTTTAATAGCCAAGGAAGCTTTGGGAAAAGAACTTCAGGAGCTAAACCATATGCGACCTGACAAAGCCTGGGATGAGAAGTGTAAGAACATCAAGGCAGAGCACTTAGCAGCAAGCCAGCAAAATGGGGCACTGCAACAACAAATTCAGGAGCTCAGGAAAAAACTCCAAAATGAACCAGCTTTGGAGGAAATGTGTAAGGTCATGAAGGAGGAAACTGAGGTCATGAGGCTCCAGAATTACAGCATACAAGAGGAGATCCGGGAGCTCAAAGAAAAGTGCAGAAATTTaaatgctttggataaaatgtatGATCAACTGAAAGCAGAGAATGTGGCGATTAGCCAGCAAAATGACAACCTGAGACAAGAGATTCAGGAGATAGCCAAAGATCTCCGTAATGAAAAGGCTCTGCAGGAAATTATTGATCAAATGGAAGTGTCAACAGTGGCCATCAGCCAGCAGAACGCTGCACTGAAAGAACAACAGCAGAAGCTCTACAAAGATTATGAAGATCAAAAGATTTTCAGTGTCATGTATAGGGAGAAGTTGCACATCGTGGAAGTTATGCgccaacaaaatgaaaacatcaaaCTACGCATTCAGAGCCTTACCAGAAGGATCCAGAACAGAAAAGCCATGAAGGACAAGTATAAAGCCctgaaatcagaaaaaaaagatgtttctgcaaaacaaaatgagcTTCTTAAAGAACTTCGTTCGCTCTACTCAAAGCATGATAGCATGCCAGTCTATGAAGACAAGTTTGGTCCACTGAGACAGGAGATTGAAGCCTTAAGAAGACACAACGATGAACTCCATCAAAAAATCAAACAGTGCATTGAGGAGATGGAAAACAAAACCGTCATAGAGGAAATGTATAAAGAATTTAAAGTAGAGAAAAAGAATCTAACTCAGCGAAATAACATcctgaaaaaagaaattcagaAGGTGGAGAAAAGTCTTGTAAAGGAACAAGCTTTGGTAGACAGGAATAATGTcatgaaagaagaaaatgaagcCTTGAGCCAACAAAACGACACATTACAACGCGAGGTTGAAGAGCTCTCCGCCAGACTACAAAGTGAACAAATGCTGGAGGTCATGAATAAATCGCTGACAATGGAAAAAGATGCCATGGGCCGACGAAATGACGTACTTCGACAAGAGGTCCAGGAGCtcaatgaaaagttgaacagcAAAAGAGCTTTAGAAAGTGCGGGCAACGCGATAAAGGCTGAGAAAGAGAACATCGGCCAAGAGCCCTCCGCACATACGATGCTTAGCTCACCTGTGAGGCTGGGAAAATTCCAGCCTCACGCAAAAAGGTGCTGGTTCAATTCCTGGGCCTAA